One window of Syngnathus acus chromosome 16, fSynAcu1.2, whole genome shotgun sequence genomic DNA carries:
- the LOC119136466 gene encoding PILR alpha-associated neural protein isoform X1 encodes MERCSIAPVARLSALVSLVLVALVTQPSTCHRDDEKRVEAPAVQLSVTTQVTPTPLWAVVWGPTQPLEDETYHLLFSQETEQLRGHGSQREANTVAASSEDWLYPDVSAHPKEEVPPKSRNQEGVEDGGAAEEAELEEVDPQFYVTVTISTLLILTAIIITAKLCSDRSCSQHPPPLSRGVALPLSRALPCSLASEESQQTLHSTSFSDRERIPVVNL; translated from the exons ATGGAGAGATG TTCCATCGCTCCCGTCGCACGACTGAGCGCCCTCGTCTCCCTCGTCCTAGTCGCCCTGGTGACGCAGCCCTCCACCTGTCACCGGGACGACGAGAAGCGGGTGGAGGCCCCAGCCGTCCAGCTGTCCGTCACCACCCAGGTGACGCCCACCCCGCTTTGGGCGGTGGTCTGGGGGCCCACGCAGCCGCTGGAGGATGAGACCTACCACCTCCTCTTCAGCCAGGAAACGGAGCAGCTGCGCGGGCATGGGAGTCAGAGGGAGGCCAACACCGTCGCCGCGTCCTCCGAGGACTGGCTGTACCCCGACGTCAGCGCGCATCCCAAAGAGGAAGTGCCCCCGAAGTCCCGGAACCAAGAGGGGGTGGAGGACGGGGGGGCGGCGGAGGAGGCCGAGCTGGAGGAAG TGGACCCTCAGTTCTACGTCACTGTGACCATCTCCACGCTGCTCATCCTCACCGCAATCATCATCACGGCAAAACTCTG TTCTGATCGCAGCTGTTCGCAGCATCCGCCGCCGCTATCTCGCGGCGTGGCCCTGCCCCTCTCTCGCGCACTCCCGTGCTCGCTGGCGTCTGAGGAGAGCCAGCAGACGCTGCACAGCACCTCCTTCTCCGACCGGGAGAG GATCCCGGTGGTGAACCTGTAA
- the LOC119136466 gene encoding PILR alpha-associated neural protein isoform X2: MERCSIAPVARLSALVSLVLVALVTQPSTCHRDDEKRVEAPAVQLSVTTQVTPTPLWAVVWGPTQPLEDETYHLLFSQETEQLRGHGSQREANTVAASSEDWLYPDVSAHPKEEVPPKSRNQEGVEDGGAAEEAELEEVDPQFYVTVTISTLLILTAIIITAKLWIPVVNL, from the exons ATGGAGAGATG TTCCATCGCTCCCGTCGCACGACTGAGCGCCCTCGTCTCCCTCGTCCTAGTCGCCCTGGTGACGCAGCCCTCCACCTGTCACCGGGACGACGAGAAGCGGGTGGAGGCCCCAGCCGTCCAGCTGTCCGTCACCACCCAGGTGACGCCCACCCCGCTTTGGGCGGTGGTCTGGGGGCCCACGCAGCCGCTGGAGGATGAGACCTACCACCTCCTCTTCAGCCAGGAAACGGAGCAGCTGCGCGGGCATGGGAGTCAGAGGGAGGCCAACACCGTCGCCGCGTCCTCCGAGGACTGGCTGTACCCCGACGTCAGCGCGCATCCCAAAGAGGAAGTGCCCCCGAAGTCCCGGAACCAAGAGGGGGTGGAGGACGGGGGGGCGGCGGAGGAGGCCGAGCTGGAGGAAG TGGACCCTCAGTTCTACGTCACTGTGACCATCTCCACGCTGCTCATCCTCACCGCAATCATCATCACGGCAAAACTCTG GATCCCGGTGGTGAACCTGTAA
- the si:ch211-154o6.3 gene encoding WD repeat-containing protein 86 isoform X1: MGEVRKLQKKLRQIENLEIKISLNAEERFKISRKEELRHRLAELQLQQLCGLQRAPGSPQGDMKRAAEDAPEVRSSQAPPASKILRGPEEAGTAPPATRRAPNVTLGSRQGRDAPEGVAFSSDAELETCWQKAKFRLRVLEGHNDIITCVLAVDNLVISGSRDTTVKVWHVPTATEHKNLGGHTAGVTCLSAPPAESCTKLARLLSLSDDERFVLSGSADSNVKIWTLSIGQCVKSIYTFNAVTALCFVPEGDAYIVTGSDGGKVQAWRWCSLDNCQSINAHQQAVTSIQRQGPLVFSSSSDGGVSVWETRGGGEREPLSLLCHWSGQVTGCTGALALSPRGDKVLLADGRPWIKILDWTTGALSRLNNHGSVTGVTDCVHQTGGLLIASRYDAADGDSGLNLFSLPRCRYLASLRWPRASRMLCFATWTTGSGAHRWVSGGRDLVVWEQLPVTGKRRSDITVKRDVRLELPPESEGDTEDDETDEHLEDDDAGRDEDDAEPAGSWLRCVLQ, translated from the exons ATGGGGGAGGTAAGGAAGCTGCAGAAGAAACTGAGGCAGATTGAGAATCTGGAGATAAAAATCAGTCTCAACGCTGAAGAGAGATTCAAG ATCTCCAGGAAGGAGGAGCTGCGGCACAGATTGGCAGAGCTTCAGCTACAGCAGCTCTGCGGCCTGCAGCGAGCCCCCGGGAGCCCACAGGGCGACATGAAAAGAGCGGC AGAGGACGCCCCAGAGGTCCGTTCATCACAAGCGCCCCCGGCCTCTAAGATCCTGAGGGGCCCGGAGGAGGCTGGCACGGCGCCGCCTGCCACGCGGAGGGCGCCGAATGTCACGCTGGGGTCACGCCAAGGCCGAGACGCGCCAGAAG GTGTTGCTTTTTCTTCAGATGCAGAACTGGAAACGTGTTGGCAGAAGGCAAAGTTCCGCTTGAGAGTGTTGGAGGGtcacaatgacatcatcacctgCGTGCTGGCTGTTGACAACCTGGTCATTTCtggcag CCGCGATACGACGGTCAAGGTGTGGCACGTTCCCACGGCAACTGAGCACAAGAACCTGGGGGGTCACACCGCCGGGGTCACctgcctgtctgcccctcCCGCCGAGTCCTGCACAAAGTTGG CTCGGTTGCTGTCGCTGTCAGATGACGAGAGGTTCGTTTTGAGTGGCTCGGCGGATTCCAACGTCAAGATCTGGACCCTGAGCATCG GCCAGTGCGTGAAGTCTATCTACACGTTCAACGCTGTGACGGCGCTCTGCTTTGTGCCCGAGGGCGACGCCTACATCGTCACTGgatcag ACGGAGGCAAGGTTCAAGCCTGGCGCTGGTGCTCTTTGGATAACtgccaatcaatcaatgcGCACCAACAAGCGGTCACCTCCATCCAG CGCCAGGGTCCGCTGGTGTTCAGTAGCTCCTCCGATGGAGGGGTGTCCGTATGGGAGACGCGCGGTGGCGGCGAGCGAGAGCCCCTGAGTCTGCTGTGTCACTGGAGCGGTCAGGTGACTGGCTGCACGGGCGCCCTGGCCCTCAGCCCCCGGGGGGACAAAGTACTACTCGCAGACGGACGGCCGTGGATCAAGATTCTGGACTGGACCACGG GGGCGCTGTCCAGACTGAACAATCACGGGAGTGTGACCGGGGTGACTGACTGCGTGCACCAGACGGGCGGTCTCCTCATCGCCTCCCGCTACGATGCGGCCGACGGCGACAGCGGCCTCAACT TATTTTCGCTGCCTCGCTGCCGCTACCTGGCCTCCCTGAGATGGCCGCGAGCCTCCAGAATGCTTTGCTTCGCCACCTGGACTACGGGGAGCGGTGCCCACCGGTGGGTCAGCGGCGGGCGCGACCTCGTTGTGTGGGAGCAGCTCCCCGTCACCGGGAAGCGAAG GAGCGACATCACGGTGAAGAGAGACGTCCGTTTAGAATTGCCGCCGGAGTCCGAGGGTGACACGGAAGACGACGAGACAGACG AACACCTTGAAGATGACGACGCAGGAAGAGATGAAGATGACGCGGAGCCCGCCGGTTCGTGGTTACGTTGTGTCCTCCAGTGA
- the si:ch211-154o6.3 gene encoding POC1 centriolar protein homolog A isoform X2 — protein MGEVRKLQKKLRQIENLEIKISLNAEERFKISRKEELRHRLAELQLQQLCGLQRAPGSPQGDMKRAAEDAPEVRSSQAPPASKILRGPEEAGTAPPATRRAPNVTLGSRQGRDAPEDAELETCWQKAKFRLRVLEGHNDIITCVLAVDNLVISGSRDTTVKVWHVPTATEHKNLGGHTAGVTCLSAPPAESCTKLARLLSLSDDERFVLSGSADSNVKIWTLSIGQCVKSIYTFNAVTALCFVPEGDAYIVTGSDGGKVQAWRWCSLDNCQSINAHQQAVTSIQRQGPLVFSSSSDGGVSVWETRGGGEREPLSLLCHWSGQVTGCTGALALSPRGDKVLLADGRPWIKILDWTTGALSRLNNHGSVTGVTDCVHQTGGLLIASRYDAADGDSGLNLFSLPRCRYLASLRWPRASRMLCFATWTTGSGAHRWVSGGRDLVVWEQLPVTGKRRSDITVKRDVRLELPPESEGDTEDDETDEHLEDDDAGRDEDDAEPAGSWLRCVLQ, from the exons ATGGGGGAGGTAAGGAAGCTGCAGAAGAAACTGAGGCAGATTGAGAATCTGGAGATAAAAATCAGTCTCAACGCTGAAGAGAGATTCAAG ATCTCCAGGAAGGAGGAGCTGCGGCACAGATTGGCAGAGCTTCAGCTACAGCAGCTCTGCGGCCTGCAGCGAGCCCCCGGGAGCCCACAGGGCGACATGAAAAGAGCGGC AGAGGACGCCCCAGAGGTCCGTTCATCACAAGCGCCCCCGGCCTCTAAGATCCTGAGGGGCCCGGAGGAGGCTGGCACGGCGCCGCCTGCCACGCGGAGGGCGCCGAATGTCACGCTGGGGTCACGCCAAGGCCGAGACGCGCCAGAAG ATGCAGAACTGGAAACGTGTTGGCAGAAGGCAAAGTTCCGCTTGAGAGTGTTGGAGGGtcacaatgacatcatcacctgCGTGCTGGCTGTTGACAACCTGGTCATTTCtggcag CCGCGATACGACGGTCAAGGTGTGGCACGTTCCCACGGCAACTGAGCACAAGAACCTGGGGGGTCACACCGCCGGGGTCACctgcctgtctgcccctcCCGCCGAGTCCTGCACAAAGTTGG CTCGGTTGCTGTCGCTGTCAGATGACGAGAGGTTCGTTTTGAGTGGCTCGGCGGATTCCAACGTCAAGATCTGGACCCTGAGCATCG GCCAGTGCGTGAAGTCTATCTACACGTTCAACGCTGTGACGGCGCTCTGCTTTGTGCCCGAGGGCGACGCCTACATCGTCACTGgatcag ACGGAGGCAAGGTTCAAGCCTGGCGCTGGTGCTCTTTGGATAACtgccaatcaatcaatgcGCACCAACAAGCGGTCACCTCCATCCAG CGCCAGGGTCCGCTGGTGTTCAGTAGCTCCTCCGATGGAGGGGTGTCCGTATGGGAGACGCGCGGTGGCGGCGAGCGAGAGCCCCTGAGTCTGCTGTGTCACTGGAGCGGTCAGGTGACTGGCTGCACGGGCGCCCTGGCCCTCAGCCCCCGGGGGGACAAAGTACTACTCGCAGACGGACGGCCGTGGATCAAGATTCTGGACTGGACCACGG GGGCGCTGTCCAGACTGAACAATCACGGGAGTGTGACCGGGGTGACTGACTGCGTGCACCAGACGGGCGGTCTCCTCATCGCCTCCCGCTACGATGCGGCCGACGGCGACAGCGGCCTCAACT TATTTTCGCTGCCTCGCTGCCGCTACCTGGCCTCCCTGAGATGGCCGCGAGCCTCCAGAATGCTTTGCTTCGCCACCTGGACTACGGGGAGCGGTGCCCACCGGTGGGTCAGCGGCGGGCGCGACCTCGTTGTGTGGGAGCAGCTCCCCGTCACCGGGAAGCGAAG GAGCGACATCACGGTGAAGAGAGACGTCCGTTTAGAATTGCCGCCGGAGTCCGAGGGTGACACGGAAGACGACGAGACAGACG AACACCTTGAAGATGACGACGCAGGAAGAGATGAAGATGACGCGGAGCCCGCCGGTTCGTGGTTACGTTGTGTCCTCCAGTGA
- the znf384b gene encoding zinc finger protein 384b isoform X1, whose product MEDSHFNSSYFWSPIPTMPGQLENAVFLNKVKEQQEKSASFPPHSAPHYQTTLLGIPTPGGKTADGGGQPAGAAHLHPPHSSQNITVLPVPSTGIMTAAGLVITTPQGTLVSPTSSPSFVSAHPTTTMIVSAVHSQDKKDDCTSHVVVVPAPSKRGRKKKSMAESGSETVILAQLSAGGQVTALHHHTRDPYDLSNEDGDPGLKDSTKTYRCRMCAATFFSKSDMQLHSKSHTEAKPHKCPHCAKSFANSSYLAQHIRIHSGAKPYTCSYCQKSFRQLSHLQQHTRNHTESKPHKCPHCTKSFANSSYLAQHIRIHTGVKPYTCSYCEKSFRQLSHLQQHNRIHTGDRPYKCTNPGCEKSFTQLSNLQSHRRQHNKDKPYKCPNCNKGYVDAASLEVHMSKHTVKHARIYSCGLCNRTYTSVRPICICEENSQWSRWPHTPAGYVTPCSHVSAVSPLPSPQETYLVKHMEKHGQEQLNASDGVAAAQHSQGQAARAQPRARSRAEGSEGVEGRAGRGQGGYGQPNAIPCPFDLHQYKTVSTGDIQYKPIGVSDVVPHKDLCLTVTSSGIQVEHLNS is encoded by the exons ATGGAGGATTCTCATTTTAACTCCTCCTATTTCTGGTCCCCCATTCCCACTATGCCGGGACAG CTGGAGAATGCCGTGTTCCTGAACAAAGTGAAAGAGCAGCAGGAAAAGAGCGCCTCCTTCCCGCCGCACTCGGCGCCCCACTATCAAACGACGTTGCTCGGCATCCCGACGCCGGGGGGCAAGACGGCGGATGGTGGCGGGCAGCCTGCTGGCGCCGCCCATCTGCACCCGCCGCACAGCAGCCAGAATATCACCGTGCTGCCAGTCCCCTCCACGGGCATCATGACGGCAG CGGGACTGGTCATCACAACTCCCCAAGGAACCTTGGTGTCTCCCACATCCTCGCCGTCCTTTGTGTCCGCACACCCTACCACCACCATGATCGTCTCCGCCGTTCATTCTCAGG ACAAAAAAGATGACTGCACGTCCCACGTGGTGGTGGTGCCGGCGCCATCTAAGCGAGGCCGCAAGAAGAAGAGCATGGCGGAATCGGGCAGCGAAACCGTCATACTGGCTCAGCTCAGCGCCGGCGGACAG GTGACAGCTTTGCATCATCACACCCGAGATCCATACGATTTGTCCAACGAGGACGGGGACCCTGGGCTGAAAGACAGCACCAAGACTTACAG GTGCCGGATGTGCGCAGCAACCTTCTTCAGTAAGTCTGACATGCAGCTCCACTCCAAGTCGCACACAGAGGCCAAACCTCACAAGTGTCCACACTGCGCCAAGTCGTTCGCCAACTCCAGCTACCTGGCGCAGCACATCCGCATCCACAGCGGGGCCAAGCCTTACACCTGCTCCTACTGCCAGAAATCGTTCAGGCAGCTCAGTCACTTACAGCAGCACACACG TAACCACACGGAGTCAAAGCCTCACAAGTGTCCACATTGCACCAAGTCGTTTGCCAACTCCAGCTACCTGGCCCAGCACATCCGCATCCACACGGGCGTTAAGCCTTACACATGCTCCTACTGTGAGAAGTCATTCAGACAGCTCAGTCACCTTCAGCAGCACAACAG GATTCATACTGGAGATCGGCCATACAAGTGTACGAATCCTGGATGTGAGAAATCCTTTACGCAGCTCTCCAATCTACAG TCCCATCGACGTCAgcacaacaaagacaaaccttaCAAGTGCCCCAACTGCAACAAAGGCTACGTGGACGCTGCCAGCCTGGAGGTGCACATGTCCAAACACACGGTCAAGCACGCCCGAATCTACTCGTGCGGCCTTTGCAACCGCACGTACACCTCAGTAAGACCCATATGCATTTGTGAAGAGAATTCCCAGTGGTCTCGGTGGCCCCACACGCCTGCCGGCTACGTTACTCCGTGTAGTCATGTGTCCGCTGTCTCCCCTCTACCTTCACCCCAGGAGACGTATCTTGTGAAACACATGGAGAAACACGGCCAAGAGCAGTTGAACGCCTCCGACGGCGTGGCGGCGGCACAGCACAGCCAAGGCCAGGCGGCTCGCGCTCAGCCCAGAGCTCGTAGCCGGGCCGAAGGCTCGGAAGGCGTGGAGGGCAGAGCCGGGCGCGGTCAAGGCGGCTATGGCCAGCCGAACGCCATTCCCTGTCCTTTTGACCTTCACCAGTACAAGACGGTGTCGACGGGAGATATCCAGTACAAACCCATCGGCGTGTCGGACGTTGTTCCCCACAAGGACCTCTGCCTAACCGTGACGTCTTCCGGCATTCAAGTGGAGCACCTCAACTCATAG
- the znf384b gene encoding zinc finger protein 384b isoform X2 produces MEDSHFNSSYFWSPIPTMPGQLENAVFLNKVKEQQEKSASFPPHSAPHYQTTLLGIPTPGGKTADGGGQPAGAAHLHPPHSSQNITVLPVPSTGIMTAAGLVITTPQGTLVSPTSSPSFVSAHPTTTMIVSAVHSQDKKDDCTSHVVVVPAPSKRGRKKKSMAESGSETVILAQLSAGGQVTALHHHTRDPYDLSNEDGDPGLKDSTKTYRCRMCAATFFSKSDMQLHSKSHTEAKPHKCPHCAKSFANSSYLAQHIRIHSGAKPYTCSYCQKSFRQLSHLQQHTRNHTESKPHKCPHCTKSFANSSYLAQHIRIHTGVKPYTCSYCEKSFRQLSHLQQHNRIHTGDRPYKCTNPGCEKSFTQLSNLQSHRRQHNKDKPYKCPNCNKGYVDAASLEVHMSKHTVKHARIYSCGLCNRTYTSETYLVKHMEKHGQEQLNASDGVAAAQHSQGQAARAQPRARSRAEGSEGVEGRAGRGQGGYGQPNAIPCPFDLHQYKTVSTGDIQYKPIGVSDVVPHKDLCLTVTSSGIQVEHLNS; encoded by the exons ATGGAGGATTCTCATTTTAACTCCTCCTATTTCTGGTCCCCCATTCCCACTATGCCGGGACAG CTGGAGAATGCCGTGTTCCTGAACAAAGTGAAAGAGCAGCAGGAAAAGAGCGCCTCCTTCCCGCCGCACTCGGCGCCCCACTATCAAACGACGTTGCTCGGCATCCCGACGCCGGGGGGCAAGACGGCGGATGGTGGCGGGCAGCCTGCTGGCGCCGCCCATCTGCACCCGCCGCACAGCAGCCAGAATATCACCGTGCTGCCAGTCCCCTCCACGGGCATCATGACGGCAG CGGGACTGGTCATCACAACTCCCCAAGGAACCTTGGTGTCTCCCACATCCTCGCCGTCCTTTGTGTCCGCACACCCTACCACCACCATGATCGTCTCCGCCGTTCATTCTCAGG ACAAAAAAGATGACTGCACGTCCCACGTGGTGGTGGTGCCGGCGCCATCTAAGCGAGGCCGCAAGAAGAAGAGCATGGCGGAATCGGGCAGCGAAACCGTCATACTGGCTCAGCTCAGCGCCGGCGGACAG GTGACAGCTTTGCATCATCACACCCGAGATCCATACGATTTGTCCAACGAGGACGGGGACCCTGGGCTGAAAGACAGCACCAAGACTTACAG GTGCCGGATGTGCGCAGCAACCTTCTTCAGTAAGTCTGACATGCAGCTCCACTCCAAGTCGCACACAGAGGCCAAACCTCACAAGTGTCCACACTGCGCCAAGTCGTTCGCCAACTCCAGCTACCTGGCGCAGCACATCCGCATCCACAGCGGGGCCAAGCCTTACACCTGCTCCTACTGCCAGAAATCGTTCAGGCAGCTCAGTCACTTACAGCAGCACACACG TAACCACACGGAGTCAAAGCCTCACAAGTGTCCACATTGCACCAAGTCGTTTGCCAACTCCAGCTACCTGGCCCAGCACATCCGCATCCACACGGGCGTTAAGCCTTACACATGCTCCTACTGTGAGAAGTCATTCAGACAGCTCAGTCACCTTCAGCAGCACAACAG GATTCATACTGGAGATCGGCCATACAAGTGTACGAATCCTGGATGTGAGAAATCCTTTACGCAGCTCTCCAATCTACAG TCCCATCGACGTCAgcacaacaaagacaaaccttaCAAGTGCCCCAACTGCAACAAAGGCTACGTGGACGCTGCCAGCCTGGAGGTGCACATGTCCAAACACACGGTCAAGCACGCCCGAATCTACTCGTGCGGCCTTTGCAACCGCACGTACACCTCA GAGACGTATCTTGTGAAACACATGGAGAAACACGGCCAAGAGCAGTTGAACGCCTCCGACGGCGTGGCGGCGGCACAGCACAGCCAAGGCCAGGCGGCTCGCGCTCAGCCCAGAGCTCGTAGCCGGGCCGAAGGCTCGGAAGGCGTGGAGGGCAGAGCCGGGCGCGGTCAAGGCGGCTATGGCCAGCCGAACGCCATTCCCTGTCCTTTTGACCTTCACCAGTACAAGACGGTGTCGACGGGAGATATCCAGTACAAACCCATCGGCGTGTCGGACGTTGTTCCCCACAAGGACCTCTGCCTAACCGTGACGTCTTCCGGCATTCAAGTGGAGCACCTCAACTCATAG
- the znf384b gene encoding zinc finger protein 384b isoform X3 translates to MEDSHFNSSYFWSPIPTMPGQLENAVFLNKVKEQQEKSASFPPHSAPHYQTTLLGIPTPGGKTADGGGQPAGAAHLHPPHSSQNITVLPVPSTGIMTAAGLVITTPQGTLVSPTSSPSFVSAHPTTTMIVSAVHSQDKKDDCTSHVVVVPAPSKRGRKKKSMAESGSETVILAQLSAGGQVTALHHHTRDPYDLSNEDGDPGLKDSTKTYSNHTESKPHKCPHCTKSFANSSYLAQHIRIHTGVKPYTCSYCEKSFRQLSHLQQHNRIHTGDRPYKCTNPGCEKSFTQLSNLQSHRRQHNKDKPYKCPNCNKGYVDAASLEVHMSKHTVKHARIYSCGLCNRTYTSETYLVKHMEKHGQEQLNASDGVAAAQHSQGQAARAQPRARSRAEGSEGVEGRAGRGQGGYGQPNAIPCPFDLHQYKTVSTGDIQYKPIGVSDVVPHKDLCLTVTSSGIQVEHLNS, encoded by the exons ATGGAGGATTCTCATTTTAACTCCTCCTATTTCTGGTCCCCCATTCCCACTATGCCGGGACAG CTGGAGAATGCCGTGTTCCTGAACAAAGTGAAAGAGCAGCAGGAAAAGAGCGCCTCCTTCCCGCCGCACTCGGCGCCCCACTATCAAACGACGTTGCTCGGCATCCCGACGCCGGGGGGCAAGACGGCGGATGGTGGCGGGCAGCCTGCTGGCGCCGCCCATCTGCACCCGCCGCACAGCAGCCAGAATATCACCGTGCTGCCAGTCCCCTCCACGGGCATCATGACGGCAG CGGGACTGGTCATCACAACTCCCCAAGGAACCTTGGTGTCTCCCACATCCTCGCCGTCCTTTGTGTCCGCACACCCTACCACCACCATGATCGTCTCCGCCGTTCATTCTCAGG ACAAAAAAGATGACTGCACGTCCCACGTGGTGGTGGTGCCGGCGCCATCTAAGCGAGGCCGCAAGAAGAAGAGCATGGCGGAATCGGGCAGCGAAACCGTCATACTGGCTCAGCTCAGCGCCGGCGGACAG GTGACAGCTTTGCATCATCACACCCGAGATCCATACGATTTGTCCAACGAGGACGGGGACCCTGGGCTGAAAGACAGCACCAAGACTTACAG TAACCACACGGAGTCAAAGCCTCACAAGTGTCCACATTGCACCAAGTCGTTTGCCAACTCCAGCTACCTGGCCCAGCACATCCGCATCCACACGGGCGTTAAGCCTTACACATGCTCCTACTGTGAGAAGTCATTCAGACAGCTCAGTCACCTTCAGCAGCACAACAG GATTCATACTGGAGATCGGCCATACAAGTGTACGAATCCTGGATGTGAGAAATCCTTTACGCAGCTCTCCAATCTACAG TCCCATCGACGTCAgcacaacaaagacaaaccttaCAAGTGCCCCAACTGCAACAAAGGCTACGTGGACGCTGCCAGCCTGGAGGTGCACATGTCCAAACACACGGTCAAGCACGCCCGAATCTACTCGTGCGGCCTTTGCAACCGCACGTACACCTCA GAGACGTATCTTGTGAAACACATGGAGAAACACGGCCAAGAGCAGTTGAACGCCTCCGACGGCGTGGCGGCGGCACAGCACAGCCAAGGCCAGGCGGCTCGCGCTCAGCCCAGAGCTCGTAGCCGGGCCGAAGGCTCGGAAGGCGTGGAGGGCAGAGCCGGGCGCGGTCAAGGCGGCTATGGCCAGCCGAACGCCATTCCCTGTCCTTTTGACCTTCACCAGTACAAGACGGTGTCGACGGGAGATATCCAGTACAAACCCATCGGCGTGTCGGACGTTGTTCCCCACAAGGACCTCTGCCTAACCGTGACGTCTTCCGGCATTCAAGTGGAGCACCTCAACTCATAG